A genomic region of Candidatus Zymogenus saltonus contains the following coding sequences:
- a CDS encoding M20/M25/M40 family metallo-hydrolase, with the protein MKDEAVKLMCEYLKIDTTNPPGNEEKAVAFFKKIFEGEGIEYKTYEPKKGRVSIRAQLSGSGERGPVLMISHTDVVPANRDEWSFDPFSGEIVEGMIRGRGALDMKGIGIMELTALLTLKREGAKLNRDLVFLAAADEEMGGAEGAGYLVENHFDDFRADVVLNEGGFGVSDIIPGRPVMMISSGEKGICWLKLIREGLPGHGSAPHGQNALENLNKALVRLLSEETPITITPIISEYFKNLASGWEFLKPFVEDGREETLVKVLKESGLLALPQIAAMVKNTISLNVMKAGDKTNIIPSHAEAVLDCRVLPGQDIDEFIGQIKSKLKDDEIKIEPIERSDSTESPTDTEHYRIIEETVADHFPNAVIAPSLLMGTSDSRFLRKKGIPSYGICPAFVPMEHIKMVHGIDEQISVENMIKGSEVFTDIVRRMVTG; encoded by the coding sequence ATGAAAGACGAAGCTGTTAAGCTCATGTGTGAGTATCTGAAGATCGATACTACAAATCCCCCCGGCAACGAGGAGAAGGCTGTGGCCTTTTTCAAGAAGATATTCGAGGGAGAGGGGATTGAATACAAAACGTACGAACCGAAGAAGGGGCGGGTCTCGATCCGCGCCCAGCTTTCCGGAAGCGGGGAGAGGGGGCCGGTCTTGATGATCAGCCACACGGACGTCGTCCCCGCAAATCGAGACGAGTGGAGCTTCGACCCCTTCTCCGGCGAGATCGTGGAAGGCATGATACGGGGGCGCGGCGCCCTGGACATGAAGGGGATCGGGATTATGGAGCTTACGGCCCTTCTGACCTTAAAGCGGGAGGGGGCGAAGCTAAACCGCGACCTCGTCTTTCTTGCGGCGGCGGACGAGGAGATGGGCGGAGCGGAGGGTGCCGGCTACCTCGTCGAAAACCACTTCGACGACTTCAGGGCGGACGTAGTCCTGAACGAGGGGGGATTCGGGGTGAGCGACATCATCCCCGGAAGGCCGGTGATGATGATTTCGTCGGGCGAAAAGGGGATATGCTGGCTCAAACTCATCCGGGAGGGCCTCCCGGGCCACGGCAGCGCCCCCCACGGCCAGAACGCCCTGGAAAACCTGAACAAGGCGCTGGTCAGGCTCCTCTCTGAAGAGACGCCGATCACCATAACGCCCATCATCTCCGAATACTTCAAAAACCTCGCCTCCGGCTGGGAGTTCCTCAAGCCCTTCGTGGAAGACGGCAGGGAAGAGACGCTGGTCAAGGTCCTCAAGGAGAGCGGTCTCCTCGCCCTTCCCCAGATAGCCGCCATGGTGAAAAACACGATAAGCCTAAACGTAATGAAGGCCGGCGACAAGACAAACATAATCCCCAGCCACGCCGAGGCGGTATTGGACTGCAGGGTCCTGCCGGGCCAGGACATAGACGAGTTCATAGGCCAGATTAAAAGCAAGCTCAAAGATGACGAGATAAAGATCGAGCCGATCGAGAGGAGCGACTCGACCGAGTCCCCCACAGACACTGAACACTACCGGATTATAGAAGAGACGGTAGCGGATCACTTTCCCAATGCCGTGATCGCCCCGTCCTTACTTATGGGGACGTCCGACTCCCGCTTCCTCAGGAAGAAGGGGATACCCTCCTACGGCATCTGCCCCGCCTTCGTGCCGATGGAGCACATAAAGATGGTCCACGGGATCGACGAGCAAATCTCGGTGGAGAACATGATAAAGGGAAGCGAGGTCTTTACCGACATCGTAAGAAGGATGGTCACGGGTTAG